The DNA segment TACCAGTCGGTACCCAGCAAGCTCAGGTTTACGATACGAACATCCGGACGGACGTTTTCAACCTCTTGAATGTACCAAAGCGGATAGGTATCGTTATCGCCATAAGTAAACAAAATAGCATTTGGCGCGCATGAATTAAGGTAGTTGTAAGCCATATCATGCGGGGTAAGCTTGGTTGAGCGGTTATGATCGTCCCATTCCTGGTTAGCCATCAGTAAAGGAGCGGCAACTAAACAAACTACTGTAGAGATGATAGCGCTTACCCTGGCGTTAAGCTTTTTGCTCAATACATCGGCAATGCCTATCACGCCTAAACCTATCCATATAGCAAAGGCATAGAAGGAGCCTGCATAAGCATAGTCACGCTCACGAGGCTGCAGCGGATCCTGGTTCAGGTAAAGCACAATTGCTAAACCGGTACAAACAAACAGGATAGCAACAACACCGGCTTCGCGCTGATTGCGGGCAAAATGAAACACCGCGCCAAAAAGGCCTATGATAAGCGGTAAAAAGAACAGGCGgttatagcttttgctttcggTAACTGAGTAGGGAAGGGGCTTGCTGAAATCCCATCCGCTAATCCATTCACCATCGGCTCCGGAGCCAAGGCTTTGGCCGTCAAGGTCGTTAGAGCGGCCAACAAAGTTCCACAGGAAGTAGCGGGTATACATCTGGTTAATTTGCCATTTAGCAAAAAAGTTAATGTTTGAACCGAAGGTTGGATGCTCGCTTTCACCAAGGCCGGTCCATTCACGGTAAAATTCCGGGTGACCAGGTTTGTCGCTAAACATGCGTGGGAATATGGTATTGCGGTCGTAAACcgtatttaattttttacctGCAACCTCATATTTAGTTGCACCGCGACGGTAAATATTAGCGCCTTCAGTTTGTGCTGTAGCTTCCGAATCAAAAAACTGACCGTACAATAATGGGGTATCGCCGTACTGGTCGCGGTTAAGGTAGCTATTCAGGGCGAAGGCATTTTCCGGGTCGCTGTTATTAAGGTTAGGGTTAGCTTTTGCACGTACCACAATCATTACAAATGAGCTGTAACCAAACAGGATAAACAGCAAACAGATCAAAAAGCTGTTAAGCGCAAAGCGCTTTTCGCGGATCTTTACACCATACTCTAATAAGGCTAAAATACCTACGCTTACTATAAGGCCAATAATGCCACCGCTAATACCTAATATCAGCACAAAGCATGCTGCCGCTAAAATAATGGCAGGTTTAACCGGGTTTATAGTATAATAAATACCCGCTACAATGGTGATgatcaataaaataaagaataccACAGCGCCGCTGCCAAAGCCCATGCCCAGGGTATTTACAAAAAGCAGATCGGAAAAAGCCGCGCCTTTTACGGTGTATTGGATAACTCCCCAAAGCACAAATGCTAATGCCACAACACTGGCCAAAAAGGTAAGTAATGTACCTTTGGTAGTAACGCTTTTAGCCTTGCGAAAGTAGATCACGAGGCCAATGGCAGGTATCACCAGCAGGTTTAATAAGTGGATGCCTATAGAAAGGCCCATTACATAAGCGATAAAAACTATCCACCTGTTGGCATGAGGCTCATCAGCGTGGGCATCCCACTTTAATATAGCCCAAAATACTACGGCAGTGCAAAGTGATGATTGCGCGTAAACTTCAGACTCAACAGCCGAAAACCAAAAAGTATCCGACCAGGCATAGGCTAAAGCGCCTACAAGGCCGGAGCCAATGATCAGGATCAGGTTGGTGTTATTAAGCTgctcttctgttttaaccaaaAGTTTTTTGGCGAGGGCGGTAATGGTCCAAAAACAGGAACATGATGGTAGCGCCGCTGGCCAGTGCCGATGCCATGTTGGCCCAGTAGGCTACTTTAGTATTATCACCCATAGATAACAGGGTGAATACTTTGCCTATCATGGTAAATAATGGGGCACCGGGTTGGTGAGCTACCTGTAAGCGATAGATGCAGGCAATAAACTCGCCGCAATCCCAAAAGCTTGACGATGGCTCAAGGGTTAAAATGTAGGTTACTGTGGCAATAATAAAGGCTACCCAGCCAAATATATTGTTGAGTTTTTTGTAATTCATGTTTGAATGCTATATAAAAAACAGGATTAATGCAGCCGAAAATAACAAAACTATTGGGATGTTGCCATCAAAAACGGGCTTTTGAAGcgtatttgaattttattttgctgtatttGAGGTgttaatgaatttttttaaattctatTTTGACTTTCAAATCTTAGCGCTATATTTGCATTCCTTTTCGGGAGTAATACAAACCAAAGGAGATTGCCTGATAGTATAATGGTAGTACGACGGTTTTTGGTACCGTTTGTCTAGGTTCGAATCCTGGTCGGGCAACAATAAAAATTCGGATTTCGGATTTTCAATTTCGGATTTATTCTGATTGGAAAACTTGAAATCCGAATTGTGTTTTAAGGCGTTTGTGAAGCGGGAGTCTTATTGTTTATAAGGCAGAGTAATCAATCCGAAATCGAACATCCGAAAtccaaaatcaaagaaaatgCCCTTACAATTTAACCCGGTTAAATTATTTTCAGGATCCGGTTCGCAGGATCTTGCGCATCTTATAGCTGATGCTTACGGCCGCGAATTAGGTGAAGTTGTTATATCGCGCTTTAGCGATGGTGAATATCAGCCGCATTTTAATGAATCTGTAAGGGGATGTGATGTTTTCCTGATCCAGTCTACCCATCAGCCTACCGATAACTTAATGGAGTTACTCATGATGATTGATGCCGCTCGTCGCGCATCTGCCCATTATGTAAATGCCGTTATACCTTATTTTGGTTTGGCAAGGCAAGACAGGAAAGATAAACCACGTGTTGCCATTGGTGCAAAACTGGTAGCTAACTTGTTGGTTGCAGCCGGTATTAACCGTATCATGACCATGGATTTGCACGCAGCGCAAATTCAGGGCTTTTTTGATGTTCCGGTTGATCACCTGGATGCTTCTATCATTTTTGTGCCTTATATCAAAAGCCTTGGCTTAGGTCACCTTACTATTGCATCGCCTGATATGGGCGGTTCATACAGGGCCCGTAGCTTTGCCAAGTTCTTTAATGCCGAAGTGGTAATTTGCGATAAACGCCGTAAACGTGCTAACGAAATTGAGGCAATGACGCTGATAGGTGATGTTACCGATCAGGACATTGTATTGATTGACGACATCTGCGATACAGCAGGTACATTGGCAAAAGCAGCCGGACTGATCATGGAGCGTGGAGCACGCAGCGTACGCGCCGTTTGTACACACCCGGTATTGTCAGGTAAGGCTTATGAAACTATCGAAAACTCGGCTTTAACCGAACTGATAGTAACAGATACCATACCGCTTAAACAACAAAGCCCTAAAATTAAGGTGCTTTCAACTGCCGAATTGTTTGCAAAAGCGATAAGCAACGTAAACGAACACGGCTCGATAAGCCAGTTGTTTAGGGTAGAGTAGCAGGTAGATCATGGTTGATGGTTCATAGATCATAGTGAACATTTATCatggaaaataaaaaagaataaaGTAATTGGGAAATTAGGCCATGAACAATGATCTATGAACCATGAACTAAAAAAAGCTTTGTGGAAAGTAGAACAATGATCTATGAACCAtgaactaaataaataaacaaataaataaaatgaaatcaaTTGCTATTAGCGGTTCTCTAAGAGAGAACGTAGGGAAAAGAGACGCGAAAGAGCTGCGTTACAATGGCCTGGTGCCTGCAGTTCTTTACGGTGGTGCTACCCAGACCCACTTTGCAGTGTCCGCAGCTGATTTGAGAGCCGTAGTTTACACTCCGGTTGTTCATTTCATCGATCTTGAAGTTGCCGGTGTTAAATCACAAGCTATCATCCAGGACATTCAGTTCCACCCACTAACTGAAAAAATCACTCACGTTGACTTTTTATTGTTAGACGAGAAAAAACCTATCGCCATCGAGATCCCTGTTAAATTAACCGTACTTCTCCAGGTGTTAAAGTAGGTGGTAAACTGGTTCAAAAATTAAGGAAACTGCGTATCAAAGCGCTTCCTAAAGATCATCTTGATGCTATTGAAGTAAGCATCGAGTCTTTAGAAGTTGGTAAATCAGTAAAAGTATCTGATATTAAATTAGATAACTTAACTATCACCAACGCTAAAGAAGATACCATTGTTTCTGTAACTACCTCACGTGCATTACGTCAGGCAGAGCAAGAAGCAGCTCAAGGTAAAAAATAAGCCCCCCCCCCTAAAGGGGAGCAGGAGTTTAAAACAAGAAACAGCGGTAGAGTATCTCTATCGCTGTTTTTGTTTGAGCAATAAATAATATCTTCGCataaaatttaagttaatcaAAAATTCCCCCTTTAGGGGGTTAGGGGCATGAAATATTTAATTGTAGGTTTAGGAAATATTGGTCCGGAGTATGCGGATACCAGGCATAATATAGGTTTTATGGTATTGGATGAAATGGCTAAGCAGGAGGGAACAAGGTTTCAAAACTCACGTTTAGCTTACTATACCGAGGTATCGTTTAAAAGCCGTATCCTTTGCCTTATAAACCTACTACCTACATGAACCTGAGTGGTAAAGCCCTTAACCATTGGATGAAAGATCTTAAAATTCCGGTTGAGAATGTTTTGGTTATTGTAGATGACCTTGCCCTGCCGCTTGGCACTCTGCGTTTAAAACCGAAAGGCAGTGCCGCCGGCACAATGGCCTTAAAAATATTGAGGCAGTGCTTGGCAATAGCAACTACGCGCGGTTGCGTTTTGGTATTGGCGATAATTACCCCAAAGGTCGTCAGGTTGATTTTGTACTTAGTGCTTTTGATAAAGATGAACAGCCCGAACTTCCCGCACTTATTGATCGCTCGATAGAAATGGTAAAGAGTTTTGCTACCATTGGTACCGAGCTTACCATGACTCGTTACAATAAGTAACATGGCTGTTACAAACTAATATTTTAGTTAAATTCCCGTTCAAATCATGATTCGCGTTGTAACGCGGCATGATGTTCTTACGTCTTGTAAACCTAAATAACCTTATGAAACAAATCCTACTAACGGTACTTTGCTGTTGCTTTTCCACGCTCTTATTTGCTCAAACAAAAACTCCCGCAGCTCCGGCAGTTCCCAATATTATTGTAAAAGGTATTATCATTGATTCGGTTATAAACAAACCTATGGGCTATGTTACCGTTGCCCTGCAGGATGCGGCTACCAAAGCCCTGTAAAAAGTACCCTGGCAAAAGACGACGGCAGTTTTGAACTGAAAGCACCCGAAGGTAAAACGTACCAGTTAGTAGCTGTATTTATAGGTTACGCTACTAAAACCATCCCCGTAAAGCTTACCGGTAATACATTTAATGCGGGCAGGATCCTGCTTTCGGCGTCGAGTAAGCAATTGAAAGAGGTTACGGTTACCGCGGTAAGGCCCGTGATGAAACAGGAGGTTGACCGCCTGAGCTATGATGTGCAGGCCGACCCGGAAAGCAAATCGATCACAGCCTTGGATATGATCCGTAAAGTGCCATTACTATCTGTAGATGGAAGTGATAATATTAAGCTCAGAGGTAACGATAACTATAAGATCCTGatcaacggtaaagaatcggcCATGATGGCTAAAAATCCATCAGACGTATTAAAATCAATGCCGGCTGCCAATATCGAAAAGATAGAAGTGATCACCACACCGCCAGCAAAATACGATGCCGAAGGTTTAGCGGGTATCATCAACATCATCACCAAAAAGAATGCAGACCAGGGTTATAACGTAAATATCAACACCGGTTACAATAATGTTTTTGGCGAACGCGCTAATGTGAACGTAACTGTTAAGCAGGGCAAGTTTGGTTTTAGCGGCTACGCCGGATACAATCACAGGCCGGTGCAAACTTCAACTTTTGAAAACATTAGCAACTTTTATCATCCGCCATCATCACTTAGCCAAACCGGTACAAGAGGTAACGGAGCCAATAACGTTTATGGTAGCGGAGAGTTAAGTTATGAAATTGACAGCCTTAACCTGATTACCGGTATGTATGATTTTTATGACGGTAAGGGTAAACAGCAAAACAACCAGGTTACCAGTATTAAGGATAGCGTAGACGCGGTTACCCAGTTTTACCGCTTATTTAATGCCGGAACCAGCACTTTTCACGGGTCGGATTTAGGCTTGAACTACCAGATAGGTTTCAGGAAGTATAAAGACCAATTGCTTACCGTATCTTATAAAtacaataacaataataatggcCAAAACAATGGCGCTACTGTAGCTGCCGATTCCATTGGTAAAGCGCCTACCGATTACAGGCAATACAACAAATCGGGTTCAAAACAACATACTTTCCAGCTCGATTATATTCAGCCCCGCAAAGTATTAACGCTTGAAGCTGGtggtaaaattattttaagggATAACTACAGTAACTTTTTTACCGACCTGAAACAGTCTGACGGAAGCTATAAAACCGATGATAGCCAAACTAATGATTTTACCTACAATCAGGATGTTTATAGTTTATACAATTCATACTCGGTAAAACTTAGTAAATGGGCTTTTAAAGGGGGCTTACGCTTAGAGCATACCAAAGTAAATGCCGATTTTTCAACCACTAACAGTACCGTTAACCAGAATTACAATAATCTTGTTCCATCGGTATCTATTCAACGCTCGTTAAAAAGCAGCAGCCTTACCTTAGGTTATACCCAACGGATCCAGCGCCCGGGCATTTACCAGTTAAATCCTTATACCGACAGGACAAACCCGCAATATGTTAACATGGGTAACCCTAATTTAAAAGCCGCGGTTACCAATAACTTTGAGCTGGGATACAGCAATTTTGCCAAAGGTTCCATTAACCTGAGCACCAACTACTCATTTGCCAATAATACGGTACAAAACCTGGCACGTGTTGATTCGGCAGGGGTAACTACCAATACTTATGATAATGTAGGCTCTAACAAAAACTGGGGCTTTGATGCAAATATTAATTATCCTATCACCCAAAAACTAAATGTAAACGTAAATGCCGAATTATTATTTGTTTGGTTGAAGGGCTATTATAATGGGTCGTTATATAAGAATAGCGGCAACCAGGGGCATATTTTTACTTATACCAGTTACAAGTTTGATGGCGGCTACCGCGCGGGTGTAAACATAGGTTATGACAGCCGTTATGTATTGCTGCAGGGAAAAGACAATTATTACTTCTTCAGCTCCATCAGCGGAACCAAAACCATGTTTAAGGAAAAGGCCACCTTATCGGTAAATGTTAACAATCCgttcaaaaaattcaacaaaCTCGATTTCTATACCAAAACTCCTGACTTTGATACTTACACAGCCAACAACAACTTTTATCGCACCATTAACGTGAGCCTGAGCTACAAATTTGGCAGGCTTAACAGCAGCATAAAGAAAAATCAACGTGGTATTAACAATGATGATACCAGCAGCGGAAGCCGCAATTAAAAACTTATACAATTAACCCGTTGGGTGACAGAAACAAACGTTAAAAAGTGTTAAACGCATATTTTTTGCTGTCACACCCGGGTATCTTAAACGTCTTATGACCAAAATCGCAATTATGAAACAATTTCTACTAACAGTGCTATGCTGTTGTGTCACGGGCATGGTGATGGGGCAGGCAGCAACACCGGCACCTGTTCAAAATATAACGGTTAAAGGTATCGTGATAGATTCGGCAGCCAACAAGCCATTGGGGTATGGCACGGTGGCCTTGCAGGATGCCGCTACCAAAGCGCCCGTAAAAAGCACACTCGCCAAAGATGACGGCAGCTTTGAACTGAAAGCTCCCGAGGGTAAAACTTACCAGCTGGTTGTTGCTTCGGTTGGATACGCGACCAAAGTACTCCCTGTAAAAATAACTGGTAAAACGTTTGATGCCGGACGCATTTTGGTAGCTACATCAAACAAACAACTAAACGAGGTAACAATAACTGCCGTAAGGCCGGTAATGAAGCAGGAGGTTGACCGTCTTAGTTATGACGTAACTGCCGATCCGGAAAGTAAGGCTATTTCCGCGTTGGATATGATGCGTAAAGTGCCCCTTTTAGCGGTAGATGGTGACGATAACATTAAACTGAAAGGCAGCGGCAAATACAAGATATTGATTAACGGTAAAGAATCGGCACTGATGGCTAAAAACCCGTCGGACGTATTGAAAGCGATGCCTGCTACCAATATCGAAAAAATAGAGGTAATCACCACACCACCCGCTAAATATGATGCGGAAGGCTTGGCCGGTATTATCAATATTATCACCAAAAAGAATGCCGATCAGGGTTATAACGGCAGTGTCAACATGCGTTATAACAGTGTATGGGGGCCGGGTTATAACCTGAACATGACGGCTAAGCAAGGTAAGTTTGGTGTTTCGGGTTATGCCGGTTTTGGTAACCAGAAACGTAATACCAATACATCAAGCATAAAACAAACTTTCTTTAATCCCGAATCAGAGATATTGCAAACAGGCGATAACTCATTTGGTGGTAAATATCGGTATGCCAATGCCGAGTTGAGTTACGAAATAGATACCCTGAACCTGCTTACAGGTTCGTTTGAATACTTTCATGGTGAATTTGACCAGGACGGTTCACAGCGGTCGGCACAAACAAACGCCGCAGGTGCGCTTACCCAGGGGTATAACCTGTTGAGCAATGGCTACAATCACGACCAGGGCCTTGACGCGTCTATCAACTACCAGTTAGGCTTTAAAGGGCATAAAGATGAGTTGCTGACATTATCTTACAAATACAGCTACGGGCCAAGCAAAAACTTTACTGATAACCAGTTTTCGGACAGGGTTAATTATTACAACGCCCTTCAGCCCGAT comes from the Henckelia pumila isolate YLH828 chromosome 1, ASM3356847v2, whole genome shotgun sequence genome and includes:
- the LOC140874100 gene encoding uncharacterized protein, with protein sequence MPLQFNPVKLFSGSGSQDLAHLIADAYGRELGEVVISRFSDGEYQPHFNESVRGCDVFLIQSTHQPTDNLMELLMMIDAARRASAHYVNAVIPYFGLARQDRKDKPRVAIGAKLVANLLVAAGINRIMTMDLHAAQIQGFFDVPVDHLDASIIFVPYIKSLGLGHLTIASPDMGGSYRARSFAKFFNAEVVICDKRRKRANEIEAMTLIGDVTDQDIVLIDDICDTAGTLAKAAGLIMERGARSVRAVCTHPVLSGKAYETIENSALTELIVTDTIPLKQQSPKIKVLSTAELFAKAISNVNEHGSISQLFRVE